In one window of Macaca thibetana thibetana isolate TM-01 chromosome 5, ASM2454274v1, whole genome shotgun sequence DNA:
- the LOC126954513 gene encoding barrier-to-autointegration factor-like, which yields MTTSQKHRDFVAEPMGEKPVGSLAGIGEILGKKLEERGFDKAYVVLGQFLVLKKDEGLFREWLKDTCGANAKQSRDCFRCLQEWCDAFL from the coding sequence ATGACAACCTCCCAAAAGCACCGAGACTTCGTGGCAGAGCCCATGGGGGAGAAGCCAGTGGGGAGCCTGGCTGGGATTGGTGAAATCCTGGGCAAGAAGCTGGAGGAGAGGGGCTTTGACAAGGCCTATGTTGTCCTTGGCCAGTTTCTGGTGCTAAAGAAAGATGAAGGTCTCTTCCGGGAATGGCTGAAGGACACGTGTGGCGCCAACGCCAAGCAGTCCCGAGACTGCTTCAGATGCCTTCAAGAGTGGTGCGACGCCTTCTTGTGA